GAGGAAAAAGTATTTTCTAACATTGCTATTTCATTAAGCAACACTGCTAACGGCGTGGCAGCGCAGAGATTCATGATTCACAACTTACAGTCTATACGCAAGGATTAACTGATGGATTGACTGATGAACTCGCAGCTACGGTCCTTTTAAGACGAAGCAATCTTTGTCTTGTCAATTTACTAAATTTCTTATATTTGGCCTACGTCATTCTTGGGATACTGGGTATGCACCTTTCACATAAGAGAAGACCTGGGATCGTGGTCTcgcgccgcccgagcgaccgcgcgcgcccgccggacagcaaggctccggggggaaggttgggagggggggaggcgctttcgggcgaaactgcgacttttttttcccTCGTAATAATTTTGACATATCATCTGTCTGTTCTGGCAGAGTAGCCACCGTTATTGCTAAATATTAATAAAGAAATTAGTAATGTAAGTTGAGAATTACAAGATTTTGCTGTGTAAGCCTTCGCTGACTGCTTTTGTTTGTCCCAAGTTATAAGGGTCGTGAAAGTTTGAGGCGGGCACCGTTGGGTCAGAGTAGTTAGAGTGTTGCGCCAGAACGGCGCTTCCTTCTTTTTCTCGGTGACGTTTATTGTAGCCCTAATGGTCGTTGTTATCCCAACGGACTCTAATTGCGGCGGGCGCTGGTCAAGCTCCTTTTCTGGTGGGCTTTCGTGACTGTAAAAAGAAAGGTTAACGCAGAAAAATCAAATGGTCAGCTTCGTTATGGCGCTTACCATAACTACTTGAGAAAGATGTTTTCTAAGTGcgccatttttgtttctttgcgtATAATGTTATTCCCTAGATGGGCGGGCACTTGTGCGTAAACTTTAATTACAGCTTTTCGTGGTGCATGACCTGCATTAAAAGGTAGTTTTCTAGCTTGAAGCAGAGTCACAAGCTTGGTAGACTCGcatttcatgcacttgttttgtGCCTCTAGGTCGAAAGAAAACATATATGGTCGTTAGAGTTGTGAGCGCAATGCTCCGTGATTCTAAGTTATTCATACTTCAATTTCTGATGTTGATcacggcaacaacaacaacaacgacaaggAACTGCTATTCATGGTTTCTCCATTAGTTCAACTCCTATAGCCGCTTTAATTTCCAGAATCTTCGACTTCGTTTTATTCGGGGCCTACGTAGTGTTTGACGACGTAAGACGGGTGCGCAACTGTAGCTCGTATACATAGTAACAATTTACATGGTCTCCTTTGTTTTCCAAGGCAACACGCTGACAATACACTCGGTCATTGCTATCCTTGCGACTACATCGTGGGTACTCATGGTTGAATAGCCCGCTTCGGCTACGGCATGTTGTTAGTGAACAAGCTGCCGCCGGTTACCCAACGGTAAAAATGGGTACAGGCGTCGCCGAGCTCTGCACATGCCTTTTTTGAGGGGCGTATCGCCTGGAGAAAGAGCCAGCGCCTTGCCAAACACTGTCAGAATCCTGTCGGCGTGCACGCAGGACGGTATTTCACTGTGCATGTTTGCCTTAAAGTACATCACAAGGTCAGACACCGTAGTTACTATACGTATTTAATACGTCGTACTTACCGGCGTTTTTCATTCCTAATGCATTACTCTTGCAATAAGGTAAAGTGTCACGTAAATGTTTCTTATGACGTGAACGCTATAGCGACGATGACTTAAGGGGCTCGCTGTCAGGCCAAATATTTTCTTGGAGTCACGCGTACTTTTCTGCGCACTTTCTTACAATGAACAGCAAACTGTAGTGTCTATTTTTCTGTATTTAGTGGTCATTCGATGGCCGAAAAAGGTAAAAGGGAGTCGACGGCTCAGGTGTATCACAATGTCAAGGAATCGCAAATGTCAAAGTTTCTTACCTTTATGTTACCCTTCACAATTACTTTGAATAGAGGAAACTTAAAGAGTTGAGAACGTTTGTCTTCTGCATCCGAAATGCATTATCTTCCCAGAATAAGATAAAACCAAGTAAAGTCATATGTGTTTAAGTTAGAGCATAACGAGGTTATTTTGTTGCTGTTGAGGCGACTCGGCATGAGAGCAAGTCGCTCCTGGATTTGCATCTACTCCACAAACATTTGACGTTGTTGAGTTACATTGCATGAGATGTAAGTCAGTGCCGCAGTAACTATTTTCAATCTCATGCTTTGCATTAACATATTTGTACTTGTGGCTGTGCTTGCGACAGTCTTTGTTTACACTTTGATTTTTTTGCTTTCTATTTGCAGGCGGTAGCGGACAAGGTGTCTCCACTTCTCCGGCCATGCCAGGGTGCCTGGGTGCCGTGCAGTCGCGGCTACGGTTGCTGCCTCTGCTATTCCTGGCCTCTTGGACGTGGACGGCAGCGCGCGCCATGTGTCCGTCGCGATGCATCTGCGACGACGAGAATCTCCGAGTGGTGTGTGACTCGGCTTATCTGGACGTGGTGCCCATCACGCTCAACCCGAACTTGCGAGAGCTGAGCCTCGTGAACAACCACATCAAGAGTGGCGTGTCTTCATTCAGCGTCTACGGAAACCTGCGCTATCTGGACGTTTCGCACAACCAGCTGGTGTCGCTGGGCAAAGAGAACTTCCGCTCGCACAAGCATCTCGTCGTACTTGTCCTGGCGAGGAACATGATCTCGCAGCTCGACAACACGACATTCGTGGGACTCGACGAGCTGCAGACGCTGCTGCTGAACGAAAACTACATTGACAGCATTCCGGCCGGGGTGTTCACGCCGCTTAAGAAGCTGGAGAAGCTGGACCTGTCGCAGAATCGTCTGGTCAGGGTCACCGAACAGGCGTTCCAGGGGCTGACCAAGTTGAAAACCCTGTTGCTGCGGGACAACAAGTTTGTGACGATACCGAGCCAGGCGTTCGCGCCGTTGTCGTTTCTGTTAAACCTGGATCTCGGTCTCAACATGTTCTCCAACATTCCGGAGGAAGCCTTCGTAGCGTTGAAGCAGCTCGAGGAACTGTCGTTAGACGGCTGCGGCGTGAAGACGGTGCAGAACGGAGCGTTTCGGCAGCTTTCCGCATTGCGCCAGTTGAAGCTGCACGATAACGAGCTCGAAGAGGTGCCCACGGCGACATTCCAGGACATCACGCGGCTGGAAGTCCTCAACCTGGGACAGAACAAGTTCCCGAGACTTCGACCGTCGGCATTCCAGTACCTCAAGTACTTGAGAACACTGGAAGTGAGCGGCTCGGCCGCGCTTCGGTGCATCGACCGAGGCGCCTTCGCCGAGAACACAGACCTCGAGAGCATCCGGATGACGCACAACATCAACTTCCGATGCATAGAGCCTGGAGCGTTCGACGGCCTCGCTGGTCTGAAGCACTTGATTCTGCGGGGCAACGGCTTCTCGACTTTTGATGAGTCGCTTCTCGAGTGGTACGAGCTGCAGGAGCTCGACCTGAGGGACAATCCTCTGGTCTGCAACTGCACTGTCTTGTGGCTGTGGCACATGTGCAGTGCCCGCAACGCGACAAATTCACCGCTCACTCCGGAGACGTCGCTGGTCCGCTGTGGCGGTGGGCCACCAGCGCTCAAGGACAAATTACTGAGGGACATTGGTTCTGCGGACTTGGGCTGCTACGACGCGGTGCTTCGGCGGCAGATCATCATCGGAGTCGTGGCTGCGGCTGCGATATTGTTCGCCCTCATCGTGGCCCTCGGTTTCCGGTTCCGGGAGCGTGTCGCCGGCGTCCTCAAGAACAAGTGGGGAAGCGGAACCAAAGAGCCGCAGTACCACAAGACACACGGCGAAGACGACAACAGCATGTGTCAAGTGGCTCACCAGCCCTTGAAGTTGATACCTGTGACAGAACTGTGATAAACGCCTTGGCGCTGTGGTGCATTGCGTATGGAAAGTGCCCTGCGCGGATTCCTGAAGCCCAGGATATGttttactgaagaaaaaaaaaaaaaaaggctgagagTGGTCAGTTCTGGCTCTTATTGGCCGACATGACCATGTTATCTCGCCGACTTAATGCTGACTTCTGGCTACGAGGAATTCTGCTCTATCCAACGCAAAAAGGGTTTTATTTGACAGCTGACAATTGGCTTCTACGGCCTCGCCGgtgtttttttgtttcattttgttGGTTTGTTAGCACATCGCCTAGGCTTCTCGTCTCCTCGCTCCTGTCCGAGGGCAAATGTCTCTCCGAGCACTTCTCCTATTGAAGGGCAAGAATTACTGCCACAGCGTCGTCTTACATAAACAGCGCCGAGAACACACGACAAAACCGTTTTAGGAGCCAATCCGGAGGGGAAAGATAGATGACTGTTCGAAGAAGTGGACGCAGCGTGTGTGACTTTCCAAGCAGAACGATCGCCCCCCTCGCGAGTGCAAAGTGTTCGTCAAAAGTCTTGATTGAGCCGAACTGTGTTTTGCCGCAGAGCTTGAGATGTCGCGGTGGGGCCGTACGACATTTGCCAGCGCGCGCATTGTGCTGGAAGTGACTTTTTGGAACCCACGTTTCCTTTTGCCCGTTTACCCCTAGTAAGATCACAAAGTGTAGCGTCTCATATCCTTTCCACAGGAAGAACGCCCACAATACTGTTGCGGTATGTGTGGACGTTCCTACGAAGACACAAGCGAGTCGCCGAGCAGCTAACGGTGTAGAAGAGCCATAGCTTTTTAATATCTCGTGGTTGAAGCGCACTCTGGTGTCCCTCCTTTGTACATAGCGTGGAGCCCAAGTATGTGTGGCTGCTCGTTCATTCCGTTCCTTTGTgtatcggtgatgatgatgatttccctCTCTCTTCTTCTCTCTCAATTCCTGCTTTTCCTGAGCGATCATCCTTCGCTTTTGAGCAGTGGCCTGGTTCCTTCTGTACAGATGTATACTTGTGTTTGTGCTCGACGACCTTTTTCGGGAAGTGTTCCTTCGTGTTGTACTATCCGCCTACGATTCAGATCATGCAGACAAAGACCGTTTTCGGGGTGCCCGGATGTGAAAAAGCATGCACAGGGACAACTTCCGCATGGAATGTCATTTTTTATGTCACTACAGAGGCCCCTCCCGGCATGATTGGGAAGCACTAACAGGCTGTATCGCTCGATCTAAATATGCCTGATCATTCTAGCGCAGAGAAAAAAACCTAAGTACACCAGGATTACATCACTATACAGGGGAAAACTGCACAGAAAGAAATTATAGTGGAGAAGACGCGCCTCGACGGCTCATCTTTGGGACAAACCGTAAAGGGCGGCGCTTTTCTCGCTTTTGTgtgaaaaacacacacaaaaaagaaaaagtctcGTCCGTTGAAGTCAGTGCTCCGGTAGCGTCACCGGAATGGCCTATGTCtgcgaatgagagagagagaaaaaaaaataacgttttGGCATATGAAACGTTGATTTCTCTCACACTTAATTAATAACCCCTTAAGTAAAAGCTCTGAGACGCTTGACTGTAACAAATTAACAATTGGTTTAGAAATCCTGTTGACTCGATGCACgacgttgcaaaaaaaaaaaaaaaaagccaatgtCGCTGGTAAAGACCTTGGCGGAGGTAGTGCGGAaaatgcttctttcttttcttgtatCGGTTCTGTCTTTCCCGAGCTAACGTGCTCTCTTCTTGAAGTGAAAAGGAAATCTAGTATACATAGGGTTGTGGTGAACCGCCACAATGTGGACGGCTGTGAATAGTTCGACGACTGTAAAGTATAGGTAAACCGCCgtgtttagttttctttttttttttgtaatttatttTTGAGAGTTTTTAGCCGGTTGGAGGAGCTTTACGGTTCCGTTGCTCCCACGATGGTACACAGGGCATTCCGTTTCTGTTTTTGTGTAGTACGCGCACAGCgtttgtaaaaaagaaaagaaacaaacaagcaaaaagaaAGCTCTCTCCTTCTCACGTCCCAGTTTGAAAGTTGACCTGAACTTTGTTCGCTTAGCCTAAAGAAAGACTTAACGACTTCAGTGACGCCGCATAAACTGTTCCGccaacgtggatgccagaagctGATATTAAGGAAGATAGCGAAGGTGGTGATTATTCCGGCATAATACTCCCCGGACGAGAGATTCTACTTGGCaagatttcttctttctttatgtaCATAACGCCCTAATGTACAGCGAGGACAAAGCCTTTAAAAGTTTGGTCTTCTAACGCATGAAACATTCATGGAATTGCTCAAAGCAGCGCGTctcttatttctctttcttttaacCCAGATTTTATGCTTGATGAGGTCATGGACGACGCTTCGGCCTTTTATGTTATTTTCCCGGCTCGTTGCGAAAAGAGCTCGCCGCGAAAATTAAAGTGTCTGGCAGGCGCCGGCGGATAGCGAAGCCCGGTCAACGGCTTACGTGAGAAAACAAACTCAAGACTCCGCGTGAAAAGCTTGATTTATGCGACCTAATGACCAGTTGCGTGTTTTGCCTTGAAGCCGCCATTGCCTAATGGAGTAGCTGAGTGCAAAGTGAGGTAAGCGAATGACcaccattcttttttttccgtGCCTCCTGCTCGTTTCTCTTTCCGCAATCTTTTGTGCAAGAATGGTCCTCTGTGAAGTAAACGAAAAAAAGAATTGAGGCAGCTCAGGTGTTGTTTTTGGAATATTTATCCTACTCTTGCCAAGGACGTTGTGCTCTCTCTTACGCGCGAATAGTTGAAGCCTGCTTATgtatttgtgtttcttttttttatcattaGGAAGCTGCTCGTTTTGTGGCGTTTGATGGCGCAAGAAGAAAGCAGGCCGGTGTTGTATGCTTTTGGCGCCGTTGGCTAGTCTGTGACATTTCGCGTTTAGTGATGATCACACATGTCAGAGAGAACGCAGTGATTCGCTCATAGGTGAATAAACGCACGTACTTGCCTCCAGTCAATTACTATTTACGTAAACTTGGCGAATGCTTCGCATAGAGAACGTCTACGCACGCCGCCTTGCCGAGCAACCTGGATATGGGATCCAAGCTGTGGTATACCGTTGTTGAGATGTGTTCACCGCTTCCGTTCGTATTTATTTTCTCAGAAAAGACAGTGTCTGCTCTGTATGCATAACGACCAGCGTGCAAGATAAAAATATCATGGTGGTACTGTTTgatgcatgcgaaaaaaaaaaaaaggaaaggccaTCAGCTAAGGCAGCGCGAAAATCTTGAAGTATAGAAATGGAACTGTAAGGCATCTGCGGAGGTCTACAGCACTGCGTTGTTTTCTCAATAATACGGTAACAGTAAGAAAACGCGAACGTTCTACATGGTGTGACACAAAATATGCAGACAACTTTTTACAGCTCCCAATTAAAATATAAAGAGAAGGAAAAACATCAATTTTCGgtttttaagtgccaaaaccacgatctcattatgataCACGTCGCAGCTGGTCACTCTGGATTAATTTAGACCGCCCGGGCttccttagcgtgcacctaaatttaagcacaggagcgtttctttttttttttttttttacgtttcgaCCACGTGAAGGGGGTCGTGAACCACGtgaagggtatatatatatatatatatatatatatatatatataagccaatTTGCGCGAACAAGAGCCatctgccacaaaaaaaaaaagaaagctggaagACTGAATCATGTTTGTGGAAACCGGCGTTATAAAgccgaaaaaaaagagagaacaagAAAGACAAATCCAGAATTACTCTTAAGCTGGCGTGCGATCTGGTTTCGAATGCTACCATGTCAGAGACAAGCACGCGCTCTGAAAAAACTCGCCTTGTACAGTGGTACCACCAGTATTCATTCAACTTGCAGATATGTTTGACTGACACCTAGCACTTAAATCTCGTGGTGGCTGAATGGCTATGGCGTTCTTTTAGGGAGCACGACGTCGCTGGTTTGAATCCCGGTCGTGGTGGCCTCATtacgatgggggcggaatgcaaaaaaaaaaaaaaaagtgctcgtgCGCGGTATTTTGGTTTCATATTAAAGAAACGCCAGATGTCGAAGTTTATTCCGAAGCACCCCACTTTGGCGTTTCTTATTGCTTGAGTTAATAACATAATCTAGGGCAAGGGCAAAACCACGAAGTCACACACTGAGCACGTCACAGGCACATGATCTGTGTTGTCTCTTTGTGGTTGTGTCCTTGTGCTACATCATGTCATTAAGTAAGCACCAACCAGCCCAGCCACGTTTCCTTCTGCAGTTTATTGCTCCATGCAGGGTTGCTTTGAGGCGTTAACTCTCATAAttgacttttcttttttctttcgggCGCTCAGGCCTCTTTACAGTCACTGTTGCTTATGTCAGTATTAGTCGCAGGTTCTCTtgtgatagcttttttttttaattttatttatttatttttattggcAACCTACGCAGGGCGCAGGCTGGTAGCTTTCCAGAAACGATACTTCGATTATAAACGTAAGCCTACTCACCACTTCTCGAAATAATTTGGTGGAAAAACACTTTTTCGCCTCTTTCTCCGCTTGTATAGATTATGCTTCGAATGCCCGGAACGATATGCATCCGCATATCCCAACGTGGTACTGATTCAACATGATCTCCTGTCTGAAGGGTGAAATGCTCATACGCATCACGCATCCcgaggtaaaaaaagaaaatgaacgctttCATTTGTGATTTGGACGCCGAACATACTTCCGTTTTATTTATATGAGTTAGAGGGCATCCCCTTTGTCTTATCGCGGAACACGTGACTGTTCCAAGATGACACGGGATGACGAATTTCTAAGAACAacatttttctctcttttttttaaaggCCGTTTGCAAGCAGCTGGTTATTTGTCAACTGTGATACTGGGTTTTATTTGATGCAAATAAAGGTATGGTAATGATTTAAAGAGCGCAAGAAGCGACCCCTTTAATAAAACGAAATGTGTACAACTGCCACCTGAGTTCGAATTGTAATCCGACGGGCAAGTGTCTGATGATGCTGATGTTTCCGAATTCATCTAGCAGATTTCTACGTCCCTGGCGccttataaaaaaaataaagaaagaaaagtggttaGAAACACCGACCGCATAGGTCTGTCACGAAACAAGCTTCATGTGGCAGCTGCCTTTATACTACGGCGTTCTTTACTGATGTTCAGGTGACTTGTTTGGCTGCGTAGTCAGCCCGTCGTGGTGTACTTTAATTATCTTTGAGTGCTGTCTTAATtgtcgcttctttttttttgtgacagtGATTCG
This genomic stretch from Dermacentor silvarum isolate Dsil-2018 chromosome 2, BIME_Dsil_1.4, whole genome shotgun sequence harbors:
- the LOC119442492 gene encoding chondroadherin, which translates into the protein MPGCLGAVQSRLRLLPLLFLASWTWTAARAMCPSRCICDDENLRVVCDSAYLDVVPITLNPNLRELSLVNNHIKSGVSSFSVYGNLRYLDVSHNQLVSLGKENFRSHKHLVVLVLARNMISQLDNTTFVGLDELQTLLLNENYIDSIPAGVFTPLKKLEKLDLSQNRLVRVTEQAFQGLTKLKTLLLRDNKFVTIPSQAFAPLSFLLNLDLGLNMFSNIPEEAFVALKQLEELSLDGCGVKTVQNGAFRQLSALRQLKLHDNELEEVPTATFQDITRLEVLNLGQNKFPRLRPSAFQYLKYLRTLEVSGSAALRCIDRGAFAENTDLESIRMTHNINFRCIEPGAFDGLAGLKHLILRGNGFSTFDESLLEWYELQELDLRDNPLVCNCTVLWLWHMCSARNATNSPLTPETSLVRCGGGPPALKDKLLRDIGSADLGCYDAVLRRQIIIGVVAAAAILFALIVALGFRFRERVAGVLKNKWGSGTKEPQYHKTHGEDDNSMCQVAHQPLKLIPVTEL